TTTTGCCTTAGAATCTTTATCTTTTTTCTTCTTTCTTCTTTGCGCATTAATATCAGTAACACTAATCAAGAAAAGCGCTAAAAATGCAGTTAAGACCAGTCTTGGTCGTTTTGTAAACATGTTAAATGGTTTTAAATAATATTTAATAAAATGTGAAGTTATTATTATTTTACCATGAAAAATGTTAATGATTTTATAAATAAATGCTAAGGTCTTTGCTTTTTGTTATTCCTACAAAGCTGAATAATTTCTTCAATTCTTTTTAGTCTGGTAGATTCTCTTTTAGCACTATGGAGCCAATACAAGTAATTTTTTCTGTAGGAAGGAGCAAAGTTATTGTAATTTTCAAAAGCTTCAGGATTTTGGTCAAATACAAGTTTTAAATCCTCTGGAATAATTAGATTTTCAACATTATCTAAATCTGTCCAAGAACCATTTTCTTTAGCTATTTGAATTGATTTTAATCCACTTTCTTGCATTAAGTTTTTTGCTGATAATTCATCAATGTAGGATTTGTTTAGTTTACTCCACACACTTTTCGGTCTCCTTGGACAAAAATATTGTTGTCTTTTTCCGTTTCCTAAGCTTTTAACTGTTGAGTCAATCCAACCAAAACATAATGCAACTTTTACAGCTTCTTCCCAAGTCATTGAAGGAATGGTCATTTCTTTTTTATAAAAAATTAAATAAACCCCGTCATACTTATCGTGATTGGAAATCAACCAATCATACCATTCAACATCTCGTTCAAAATATAAAGTAGGTTTAGTTGTTAAGCGCATATTTTCCTTTTACATATTTTCTTGAAGGAATTGAATCTAATATATATGGAATAGAGGCAAAACCTTTTTTGGTAATTTTAAATACACCAAAATGTAAGTGAGGTTCAGTACTATATCCAGTATTTCCTGAATATCCAATAGGTTGATTTTTTTTTACTGAATCTCCTTTTTTAACCAGAACTCCATCTTTTTTTAAATGGACATATTGAGTATAAAGACCATCTTCATGATAAAGAAGTATGTAATTTCCGTCGTTTTTAAACTTTTTGCTTCTGCCTCCTTTATTCGAATCCTTTTTTAATCCTACAACAACGCCATCTCTCATAGCACAAATAGTTTGGCCAACATTCATTCTAAAATCAATTGCATATCGAGATAAGCCTTTATGTGTAAAATTTGTGTTATTTCCTTGAATAATTTTATAACGTTTCCCTTTTAAAAAAGGCAAGGCGTAGTTATACAAGGTGTCGTATTTTTTTATAAAATATGATGTTCCATATTTTATACTGAATTTATAATTCTTTAAAATGGATATCGTATCCATTTCAGTAAGAGTTAAAACAAGTTTCTTTTCGTAAGCTTTAATATCTGAGGTGTAAACCTCTTTTGTTGTTGTGTTTAATATTTTTAAATGAGTAGGGCATCCTAAAGTATTATGAGCATATACTGCAGTTTGCACCTTATCTTGTTTAAATGATATGTATCTCGGTTTGTCCTGGGCA
This genomic window from Tenacibaculum sp. 190524A05c contains:
- a CDS encoding YdeI/OmpD-associated family protein, producing the protein MRLTTKPTLYFERDVEWYDWLISNHDKYDGVYLIFYKKEMTIPSMTWEEAVKVALCFGWIDSTVKSLGNGKRQQYFCPRRPKSVWSKLNKSYIDELSAKNLMQESGLKSIQIAKENGSWTDLDNVENLIIPEDLKLVFDQNPEAFENYNNFAPSYRKNYLYWLHSAKRESTRLKRIEEIIQLCRNNKKQRP
- a CDS encoding M23 family metallopeptidase is translated as MQTAVYAHNTLGCPTHLKILNTTTKEVYTSDIKAYEKKLVLTLTEMDTISILKNYKFSIKYGTSYFIKKYDTLYNYALPFLKGKRYKIIQGNNTNFTHKGLSRYAIDFRMNVGQTICAMRDGVVVGLKKDSNKGGRSKKFKNDGNYILLYHEDGLYTQYVHLKKDGVLVKKGDSVKKNQPIGYSGNTGYSTEPHLHFGVFKITKKGFASIPYILDSIPSRKYVKGKYALNN